From one Simplicispira suum genomic stretch:
- a CDS encoding YeiH family protein, producing MAHLTESRLLSGAHWSASARSAQGTDLRGHALRLLPGLCLSAVLAAAAMALGRIDWLAAHGLSALTLAIVLGMLVGNTVYPRFAAASGPGVQASKQQLLRLGIVLYGLRLTTQDIGQMGWAGVVVDALVLCSTFGLACWIGVRWLGLERESAMLIGAGSSICGAAAVLATEPVVKARAEQVTVAVATVVVFGTLSIFLYPALFQLNQAWGVIPGGAKGFGQYAGSTIHEVAQVVAAAQSIGPEAADTAVIAKMVRVMMLAPFLLLLSGWMARAAGGRAAKGAGGAVAGKGKITVPWFAFGFLAVVLLNSQQWLPAPFVHLVTEIDTGLLAMAMAALGLSTHFGAIRKAGAKPLLLALILFGWLLAGGALINHWVPVVLG from the coding sequence ATGGCCCATCTCACTGAATCCCGCTTACTTTCCGGCGCTCACTGGAGTGCTTCGGCCCGCTCGGCGCAGGGCACCGATTTGCGAGGCCATGCCCTGCGCCTGCTGCCAGGGCTGTGCCTGAGCGCGGTCTTGGCGGCTGCCGCGATGGCGCTTGGCCGCATCGACTGGCTGGCGGCCCATGGATTGAGCGCGCTGACGCTGGCGATCGTGTTGGGCATGCTGGTGGGCAATACGGTTTACCCGCGCTTTGCCGCGGCCAGCGGGCCGGGGGTGCAGGCGTCCAAACAGCAACTGCTGCGCCTGGGTATCGTGCTCTATGGACTGCGGCTAACGACGCAGGACATCGGCCAGATGGGGTGGGCGGGCGTGGTGGTGGATGCACTGGTGCTGTGCTCCACCTTTGGCCTGGCGTGCTGGATCGGCGTGCGCTGGCTGGGGTTGGAGCGGGAGAGCGCGATGCTGATTGGCGCCGGCAGTTCGATCTGCGGCGCCGCCGCCGTGCTGGCGACCGAGCCGGTGGTGAAGGCGCGGGCCGAGCAGGTGACCGTGGCCGTGGCAACAGTCGTGGTGTTTGGCACGCTGTCGATCTTTCTCTACCCGGCGCTGTTTCAGCTGAACCAGGCATGGGGCGTGATTCCCGGTGGTGCCAAGGGGTTTGGCCAGTACGCAGGCTCCACCATTCACGAGGTGGCGCAGGTGGTGGCTGCGGCGCAGTCCATCGGGCCTGAGGCGGCCGACACCGCGGTGATTGCCAAGATGGTGCGGGTGATGATGCTGGCGCCGTTCCTGTTGCTGCTCTCGGGCTGGATGGCGCGCGCTGCCGGTGGCCGTGCTGCAAAGGGGGCAGGCGGCGCGGTGGCTGGCAAAGGCAAGATCACGGTGCCCTGGTTTGCCTTCGGTTTTCTGGCGGTGGTGCTGCTCAACTCGCAGCAATGGCTGCCTGCGCCTTTCGTCCACCTTGTCACCGAAATCGACACCGGTTTGCTGGCCATGGCCATGGCCGCGCTGGGCCTGTCCACGCACTTTGGCGCCATTCGCAAGGCCGGTGCCAAGCCGCTGCTGCTGGCGCTGATTCTGTTTGGCTGGCTGCTGGCGGGCGGCGCCTTGATCAACCACTGGGTGCCGGTGGTGTTGGGCTAG
- a CDS encoding LysR family transcriptional regulator, which produces MDLLRLSLRQLQIFVAVAQSGSTSAASDAIALSQSAISAAVNELERMLSLQLFDRAGRRLLLNDNGRALLPRALRMLEDASDIERMARDADQQLQSLRIGASTTLGNHVLPALLARFFGSSPATAPHWQSSVAIGNTEDICAQVADFALDIGLVEGHCHHPQLLTRPWLHDELVLVAAPGGAQGLDPREPTSLEQLQNAVWLLREAGSGTRETGDAAILPQLHSYRRVIELGSSEAIQRAATAGLGIACLSRWVVQDFLREGRLVELITPLPAIQRQCFCVLRRGKQRTAALERLLGQLGLEG; this is translated from the coding sequence ATGGACCTTCTGCGCCTGAGCCTGCGCCAGCTGCAAATCTTTGTCGCCGTCGCCCAAAGCGGCAGCACCAGCGCCGCCAGCGACGCCATCGCGCTCTCGCAATCTGCCATCAGTGCAGCGGTGAACGAGCTCGAACGTATGCTCTCGCTGCAGCTCTTCGACCGCGCCGGCCGGCGCCTGCTGCTCAACGACAACGGCCGCGCCCTGCTGCCGCGCGCGCTGCGCATGCTTGAAGACGCGTCCGACATCGAGCGCATGGCGCGCGATGCCGACCAGCAGCTCCAGTCGCTGCGCATTGGCGCCAGCACCACCCTGGGCAACCATGTGCTACCTGCCCTGCTGGCCCGGTTCTTTGGCAGCAGCCCGGCCACCGCACCGCACTGGCAGTCCAGCGTGGCCATTGGCAACACCGAAGACATCTGCGCGCAGGTGGCCGACTTTGCACTCGACATCGGCCTGGTCGAAGGCCACTGCCACCACCCGCAACTGCTGACACGCCCCTGGCTGCACGACGAACTGGTGCTGGTCGCGGCGCCCGGCGGCGCGCAAGGGCTGGACCCGCGCGAACCCACCAGCCTGGAGCAGCTGCAGAACGCCGTCTGGCTGCTGCGCGAGGCCGGATCAGGCACGCGAGAAACCGGCGACGCCGCCATCCTGCCCCAACTGCACAGCTACCGCCGCGTGATCGAACTGGGCAGCTCGGAAGCCATCCAGCGGGCCGCCACTGCCGGCCTGGGCATTGCCTGCCTGTCGCGCTGGGTGGTGCAGGACTTTCTGCGCGAGGGGCGGCTGGTGGAGTTAATCACCCCGCTGCCGGCCATTCAACGCCAGTGCTTTTGTGTGCTGCGGCGGGGGAAGCAAAGGACGGCGGCGCTGGAGCGGTTGCTGGGGCAGCTTGGGTTGGAGGGGTGA